Proteins from one Legionella taurinensis genomic window:
- the pepN gene encoding aminopeptidase N encodes MPETTVYLKNYQSPVFTIKTVQLNFELFDDHALVTNDMTVKRQYTGPLQLFGDELELVSLHIDGRQAEEKNYRFVDGHLLIENCPDEATITVVTRIYPQKNSKLSGLYRSNQMFCTQCEAEGFRRITYFPDRPDVLATYTTRICADKAKYPVLLSNGNPVDRGLADGGRHWVVWQDPFKKPCYLFALVAGNLSCVEDQFTTCSGRSVDLRIYVEPGNEDKCSHAMESLKRAMRWDEEEYGREYDLDIFMIVAVSDFNMGAMENKGLNIFNSKYILARPDTATDQDFADIEGVVGHEYFHNWTGNRVTCRDWFQLSLKEGLTVFRDQEFSRDMHARDVNRILDVKVLRAQQFPEDAGSMAHPVRPESYQEINNFYTATVYNKGAEVIRMQQTLLGKAGFRRGMDLYFKRHDGQAVTINDFVAAMEDANQVDLTQFKRWYSQAGTPEITAKTKFKDDCLTLTLSQYCPPTPEASEKAPFHIPVRMACFDEQGLPIPLEKEVLELREQEQTFTFPGLKKKPFVSLLRDFSAPVKLKRDLSQDESLALLRFESDGFAKWDIAQRLAIDCIDGLLKTNKSHWSIPAPLLQASHHVLLDETLNSALRAELLNPPCFEEVTSSLQEIDVDAVEAARDFYRAALGEALYGSLSETYQALWREEKHQMDAQAYQRRKLRNVCLWLMMKAREKETLPLCQQQFAKAKTMTDQMASFALLNNSQDSAVREETAERFFDQWQNDELVLDKWFAVQATGEAANTLERVKQLVHHPAFSLKNPNKVRSLIGAFCMSNYRHFHALNASGYGFLTDILVELDKMNPQVTARLATPFTRLRRFNKPRQELMRNQLERLNALELSRDLKEIVSKSLKD; translated from the coding sequence ATGCCAGAGACCACGGTTTATTTGAAAAATTACCAATCCCCTGTATTTACAATCAAAACGGTTCAATTGAATTTTGAACTGTTTGACGATCATGCGCTGGTGACGAATGACATGACGGTCAAACGACAGTATACAGGCCCCCTGCAACTGTTCGGCGATGAACTGGAATTGGTCAGCCTTCATATCGATGGCCGTCAGGCAGAGGAAAAAAATTACCGTTTTGTGGATGGTCATCTGCTGATTGAAAATTGCCCCGATGAAGCCACAATAACGGTAGTGACCCGCATCTATCCACAGAAAAACAGCAAACTCTCTGGCCTGTATCGTTCCAATCAGATGTTTTGCACCCAGTGCGAAGCGGAAGGTTTTCGCCGCATCACCTATTTCCCGGACAGGCCCGATGTCCTGGCGACCTATACAACCCGCATCTGTGCTGACAAAGCCAAATACCCCGTGCTGTTATCCAATGGCAATCCGGTTGACCGCGGTCTGGCAGACGGCGGCAGGCATTGGGTAGTCTGGCAGGATCCGTTTAAAAAACCCTGTTATCTCTTCGCACTGGTTGCCGGCAATTTAAGCTGTGTTGAAGACCAGTTTACCACCTGCTCCGGGCGCTCGGTGGATTTACGCATTTATGTGGAACCCGGCAACGAAGACAAATGCAGCCATGCCATGGAATCGCTAAAACGCGCCATGCGCTGGGATGAAGAGGAATATGGACGTGAGTACGATCTGGATATTTTCATGATTGTCGCCGTCAGTGATTTCAATATGGGTGCGATGGAAAACAAAGGCTTGAACATTTTCAATTCCAAATACATTCTTGCACGCCCCGACACAGCCACCGATCAGGATTTTGCTGACATTGAAGGAGTGGTTGGCCATGAGTATTTCCATAACTGGACTGGCAATCGTGTGACTTGCCGTGACTGGTTTCAGCTTAGCCTGAAAGAAGGGTTAACCGTTTTTCGTGATCAGGAGTTTTCCCGGGACATGCATGCCCGTGATGTTAACCGCATTCTGGATGTGAAGGTGTTGCGAGCCCAGCAATTCCCGGAAGATGCCGGGAGTATGGCTCATCCGGTACGCCCTGAATCCTATCAGGAGATCAATAACTTTTATACGGCAACGGTTTACAACAAGGGTGCGGAAGTCATTCGCATGCAGCAAACCCTGCTGGGAAAGGCCGGTTTTCGCCGCGGGATGGACCTGTACTTCAAGCGGCATGATGGCCAGGCAGTCACCATTAATGATTTTGTGGCGGCGATGGAAGACGCCAATCAGGTTGACTTGACCCAATTTAAACGCTGGTACAGCCAGGCTGGTACGCCGGAAATTACCGCAAAAACCAAGTTTAAAGACGATTGCCTGACCTTAACATTAAGCCAGTATTGCCCGCCCACGCCTGAAGCCAGTGAGAAAGCGCCTTTCCATATTCCGGTGCGTATGGCTTGCTTTGATGAACAGGGGTTACCGATTCCGTTAGAGAAAGAGGTGCTTGAATTGCGTGAGCAAGAGCAAACCTTCACCTTTCCGGGTTTAAAGAAGAAGCCCTTCGTGTCCTTGCTGCGTGATTTTTCTGCGCCGGTTAAACTAAAACGTGACCTGAGTCAGGACGAATCGCTGGCGTTGCTTCGCTTTGAAAGCGACGGGTTTGCCAAATGGGACATTGCCCAGCGACTGGCCATTGATTGCATTGATGGTTTATTAAAAACCAACAAATCACACTGGTCTATCCCCGCGCCGCTGCTTCAGGCGTCTCATCATGTGCTGCTTGATGAAACCCTCAACAGCGCATTGCGGGCTGAACTTTTAAACCCGCCCTGTTTCGAGGAGGTTACCTCTTCCCTGCAGGAAATTGATGTCGATGCCGTGGAGGCTGCGCGTGATTTTTATCGCGCCGCCTTAGGCGAGGCATTGTATGGCTCGCTGTCTGAAACCTACCAGGCGTTGTGGCGTGAAGAAAAACATCAGATGGATGCGCAGGCTTACCAGCGGCGCAAATTACGCAACGTCTGCCTGTGGTTGATGATGAAGGCGCGCGAGAAAGAAACCCTGCCGCTTTGCCAACAGCAATTTGCAAAGGCTAAAACCATGACCGACCAAATGGCCAGCTTTGCCTTATTAAACAATAGTCAGGACAGTGCGGTTCGCGAAGAGACGGCCGAGCGCTTTTTCGACCAGTGGCAAAACGATGAACTGGTGCTTGATAAATGGTTTGCCGTACAGGCCACAGGCGAGGCGGCCAATACGTTGGAACGGGTGAAACAATTAGTCCATCATCCGGCGTTTTCTCTAAAGAATCCCAACAAAGTGCGCTCGCTCATTGGGGCGTTCTGTATGAGCAATTACCGGCATTTCCATGCGTTAAACGCCAGCGGCTATGGGTTTTTAACTGATATCCTGGTTGAACTGGATAAAATGAATCCCCAAGTGACTGCAAGACTGGCCACGCCGTTCACCCGCTTAAGACGCTTTAATAAACCAAGACAGGAATTAATGCGTAACCAATTGGAGCGGCTGAACGCGCTGGAATTATCGCGTGACCTGAAAGAAATTGTCAGCAAGAGCCTTAAAGATTAA
- the aroE gene encoding shikimate dehydrogenase produces MVNRYAVMGHPVAHSLSPFIHEQFALQSGVSLSYEKIAVEPGYFVTAVQDFFAAQGKGLNVTLPFKEEAYQLAEQVTPRCRQARAANTLWMKQGHLHADNTDGIGLIRDLKTHISLADKHVLILGAGGAARGIIAPLLAEGIAGLTVTNRSLHRAEDLQADFPSIHCQAWGSSSPFDLLINATSAGTRQEEISWPAGAIKADSFCYDLSYTLQGSTPFVTWARQRGCGVADGLGMLVEQAAEAFFIWHGLFPERAAVLALLREKQLGKR; encoded by the coding sequence ATGGTTAATCGTTATGCTGTGATGGGCCATCCTGTGGCCCATAGTTTATCGCCGTTTATTCATGAACAGTTCGCTCTTCAGAGTGGTGTTTCGTTAAGTTATGAAAAAATCGCTGTTGAGCCCGGTTATTTTGTGACGGCCGTGCAGGATTTTTTTGCTGCTCAGGGGAAGGGGCTTAATGTGACCCTTCCTTTTAAAGAAGAGGCCTACCAGCTGGCAGAACAGGTAACGCCGCGTTGCCGGCAAGCCCGTGCAGCCAATACCCTGTGGATGAAGCAAGGGCATTTGCACGCGGACAACACGGATGGCATCGGCTTAATTCGCGATTTGAAAACCCACATCTCCCTTGCCGATAAGCACGTGTTAATTTTAGGAGCAGGCGGCGCGGCGCGGGGAATTATCGCGCCGCTGCTGGCGGAAGGCATTGCTGGCCTCACTGTCACTAACCGCAGCCTTCACCGTGCGGAGGATTTACAGGCCGATTTTCCCTCCATTCATTGCCAGGCCTGGGGAAGCTCCTCGCCATTTGATCTTCTCATCAACGCCACGTCTGCCGGTACCCGGCAGGAGGAAATCAGCTGGCCTGCGGGGGCAATCAAGGCGGATTCATTCTGCTATGACTTGTCTTATACACTGCAGGGCAGTACGCCGTTTGTCACCTGGGCAAGGCAAAGGGGCTGTGGGGTAGCAGATGGTTTGGGCATGCTGGTAGAGCAGGCTGCTGAGGCATTTTTTATCTGGCATGGTCTTTTTCCGGAACGTGCAGCAGTGCTGGCCCTGTTGCGCGAAAAGCAGCTTGGGAAACGCTAG
- a CDS encoding YeaH/YhbH family protein: MSQLIDRRQNAGKKSTVNRQRFLRRYKNQIKRAVSDAVGKRSITEIDQGEQISIPARDISEPRFHRGQGGRIERVLPGNDQFIAGDRIKRPSESGAGGSGGQASDSGEGEDDFVFQLSREEFLEIYFEDLELPDLVKKELARLTTYKTVRAGVTSSGIPSNINVVRSMRQATGRRVALSSPYKRQLREAEDELARLEADATADQDIVAKVRQTVEFLKRKIQAVPFIDTIDLRYNHRIRIPSPSTQAVMFCVMDVSGSMDEAKKDIAKRFFILLYLFLTKNYEKIELVFIRHHTSAKEVNEEEFFYSRETGGTVVSSALELLHAIIEARYPPSSWNIYVAQASDGDNWNADSPYCQELLQEKIMPLLQYFAYIEIMPRHHQSLWEVYQQVKNNYPNFAMENIDNVTDIYPVFRELFKRKTV, from the coding sequence ATGTCACAACTGATCGATCGACGACAAAACGCCGGCAAAAAAAGCACGGTGAATCGCCAGCGCTTTCTTCGCCGTTACAAAAACCAGATTAAACGCGCTGTCTCTGATGCGGTGGGTAAACGAAGCATTACCGAAATCGATCAGGGCGAACAAATCAGTATTCCAGCGAGAGACATTTCTGAACCGCGCTTTCACCGCGGCCAGGGCGGACGTATTGAACGGGTGTTACCCGGGAATGATCAGTTCATAGCCGGTGACCGGATTAAACGCCCCTCCGAAAGCGGGGCTGGCGGCAGCGGCGGCCAGGCCAGTGACAGCGGCGAAGGCGAAGATGATTTTGTCTTCCAGCTTTCCCGCGAAGAATTTCTTGAAATTTATTTTGAGGATCTCGAATTACCGGATTTGGTAAAAAAGGAACTGGCTCGTCTCACCACCTATAAAACGGTGCGAGCCGGCGTAACCAGCAGTGGAATTCCCAGCAACATCAACGTGGTGCGCTCCATGCGTCAGGCAACTGGGCGCCGCGTGGCACTGTCATCCCCTTACAAACGTCAATTACGCGAAGCGGAAGACGAGCTGGCCAGACTCGAAGCAGATGCCACCGCCGATCAGGACATCGTGGCTAAGGTCAGGCAGACGGTTGAATTTTTAAAACGCAAAATTCAGGCTGTGCCGTTCATTGACACCATTGATTTGCGCTATAATCACCGCATACGAATTCCTTCACCGTCTACACAGGCCGTTATGTTTTGTGTCATGGACGTTTCAGGCTCCATGGATGAAGCCAAAAAGGACATCGCCAAACGCTTTTTTATTCTTCTCTACCTCTTCCTGACCAAAAATTATGAAAAAATAGAGCTGGTTTTTATTCGCCACCACACCTCTGCCAAGGAAGTGAATGAGGAGGAATTCTTTTACTCCCGCGAGACCGGCGGTACGGTCGTCTCCAGTGCACTGGAACTTCTGCATGCCATTATCGAAGCCCGCTACCCGCCTTCTTCATGGAATATCTATGTCGCTCAGGCATCCGACGGCGACAACTGGAATGCCGACTCGCCCTATTGTCAGGAGTTGCTGCAGGAGAAGATCATGCCTCTGCTGCAATATTTTGCCTACATTGAAATCATGCCCCGCCATCATCAAAGCCTTTGGGAAGTGTATCAGCAGGTTAAAAACAACTACCCCAACTTTGCCATGGAAAACATCGATAATGTCACCGACATTTATCCTGTATTTCGTGAGTTATTCAAAAGGAAGACGGTATGA
- a CDS encoding patatin-like phospholipase family protein produces MAKKALYLAGGGARGAYQAGVLQAISTILGVKKIPFEVISGVSVGSINAAILAENATDFPAGVEKLVGLWGEIRCSQIYNASNYELSKSVFRNLSHMIIKQRQSGYLLNTLPLHDFINSNVDFEAIERHIIDNHIETLEVISNCYETHQTVSFYQHTDAFFEDWNYPRHMSERTNLRMEHILASGALPLFFPTVKINGLHYGDGSMGLVSPLRGAIRCQVEKILILGTRQLPEATNTEKLRNGDIGFAHILGGMLNGLFLDNLDRDIELVNRMNDIARMISLWKKRRSPWRPIETLHLRPSIDMAAIAQEQYKNMPALLRFLLNTLGAKSHSGDLLSFLLFEKEFTQELIQLGYDDTINAKAAVEDFFS; encoded by the coding sequence ATGGCTAAAAAAGCCCTTTATCTTGCTGGCGGCGGTGCTCGAGGCGCCTATCAGGCCGGCGTATTGCAAGCCATCAGCACCATTCTTGGGGTTAAGAAGATACCCTTTGAAGTCATCAGCGGTGTCAGCGTCGGCAGCATCAATGCAGCGATCCTGGCTGAAAACGCAACGGACTTCCCGGCTGGCGTGGAAAAGCTGGTGGGTCTCTGGGGCGAAATCCGTTGTTCGCAGATTTATAACGCAAGTAATTATGAGTTAAGCAAATCGGTTTTCCGCAACTTAAGCCACATGATCATCAAACAGCGGCAATCCGGTTATCTGCTCAATACGCTTCCTCTGCACGACTTCATCAATAGCAATGTCGATTTTGAGGCCATCGAGCGTCACATCATCGATAATCACATCGAAACGCTTGAAGTCATCAGCAACTGCTATGAAACCCATCAAACCGTTTCCTTTTACCAGCATACCGATGCCTTTTTTGAGGATTGGAATTACCCCAGGCACATGAGTGAGCGCACCAACTTACGAATGGAGCACATTCTGGCTTCCGGTGCGCTGCCTTTGTTTTTCCCCACTGTTAAAATCAATGGCCTTCATTACGGGGACGGCAGTATGGGGCTGGTTTCTCCATTGCGCGGCGCCATACGCTGCCAGGTTGAAAAGATTCTTATCCTTGGCACACGGCAATTGCCGGAGGCAACCAATACCGAAAAATTACGCAATGGCGACATTGGTTTTGCACACATCCTGGGAGGCATGCTGAACGGCCTGTTCCTGGATAACCTCGACCGGGATATTGAACTCGTCAATCGCATGAACGACATCGCCCGCATGATTTCCTTATGGAAAAAACGCCGCTCCCCCTGGCGTCCCATTGAGACACTGCATTTGCGCCCCAGCATCGACATGGCCGCCATTGCTCAGGAACAATACAAAAACATGCCGGCACTGCTGCGTTTCCTGCTGAATACGCTTGGGGCCAAAAGTCACTCGGGCGATCTGCTTAGTTTTCTCTTGTTTGAAAAGGAATTCACTCAGGAACTCATTCAGCTGGGTTATGATGACACCATCAATGCCAAAGCGGCCGTTGAAGATTTCTTTTCCTAG
- a CDS encoding PrkA family serine protein kinase: MSTEDFLSNYTRRFVDNKEEELTLNEYLELCKTDPTAYANPAERLLLAIGEPELIDTRHDPVLSRLFSNKVIHRYPVFREFFGMEEPIEQIVGFLKHAAQGLEETKQVLYLLGPVGGGKSSLAEKLKDLMQKVPFYAIKGSPVFDSPLSLFDPEEDGDILRERYGIPNRHLRYVMSPWAVKRLQEFNGDINQFKVIKLKPSRLKQIAVSKTEPGDENNQDISSLVGKVDIRKLEEFSQDDPDAYSYSGGLCRANRGIMEFVEMFKAPIKVLHPLLTATQEGNYNATEGLSAIPFEGIILAHSNESEWQSFRNNKNNEAFIDRINIVKVPYCLRVSEEIKIYQKLLDNSSLKSAPCAPGTLDMLAQFSVLTRLKEPQNSSIYSKMRVYNGESLKDTDPKAKSYQEYRDFAGVDEGMSGISTRFAFKILSKVFNFDHTEIAANPVHLLYVLERQIEQEQFPQELHEKYLAFIKEHLTHRYVEFIGKEIQTAYLESYSEYGQNIFDRYITYADFWIQDQDYRDPDTGEIFDRPSLNSELEKIEKPAGISNPKDFRNEVVNFVLRARANNHGKNPIWNSYEKLKTVIEKKMFTNTEDLLPVISFNAKASEDDKKKHEEFIARMVDKGYTRKQVRLLCEWYLRVRKSQ; the protein is encoded by the coding sequence ATGAGCACAGAAGATTTTTTATCGAATTACACTCGACGCTTTGTCGACAACAAAGAAGAAGAATTGACTCTGAATGAGTATCTGGAGTTGTGTAAAACCGACCCAACGGCTTATGCCAATCCTGCGGAACGCCTGCTGCTGGCCATTGGCGAGCCCGAATTGATTGACACACGTCATGATCCCGTCCTATCAAGATTATTTTCCAACAAAGTCATTCACCGTTACCCGGTATTCCGAGAATTTTTCGGCATGGAAGAACCCATCGAACAGATTGTGGGTTTCTTAAAACACGCGGCCCAGGGTTTGGAAGAAACCAAACAGGTCCTCTACCTGCTGGGTCCCGTTGGCGGCGGTAAGTCTTCGCTGGCTGAGAAGCTGAAGGATTTGATGCAAAAAGTGCCTTTTTACGCCATCAAGGGCTCACCGGTGTTTGATTCGCCGCTGTCCTTGTTTGATCCGGAGGAAGACGGTGACATTTTAAGGGAACGGTATGGTATTCCCAACCGACACCTGCGCTACGTCATGTCCCCCTGGGCGGTTAAACGCCTGCAGGAATTCAATGGCGACATCAATCAGTTTAAAGTGATTAAATTAAAACCTTCGCGCTTGAAACAAATTGCCGTTTCCAAAACGGAGCCGGGTGATGAAAATAATCAGGACATCTCCTCACTGGTCGGTAAAGTCGATATCCGTAAACTCGAAGAATTTTCTCAGGATGATCCCGATGCCTACAGTTACTCCGGCGGTTTATGCCGCGCCAACCGCGGTATTATGGAGTTTGTGGAAATGTTCAAAGCACCCATCAAGGTGCTGCATCCGCTGTTGACTGCGACTCAGGAAGGCAATTACAACGCCACCGAAGGCTTGTCCGCCATCCCCTTTGAAGGCATTATTCTGGCTCACTCCAATGAATCGGAGTGGCAATCCTTCCGCAACAATAAAAACAATGAAGCCTTTATTGACCGCATTAATATTGTCAAAGTTCCTTATTGCCTGCGTGTGTCTGAAGAAATCAAAATTTATCAGAAACTGCTTGATAACAGCTCATTAAAAAGCGCCCCCTGTGCGCCCGGAACGCTGGATATGCTAGCCCAGTTTTCCGTGTTGACTCGCCTGAAAGAACCACAGAATTCAAGCATTTATTCGAAAATGCGCGTTTATAACGGCGAAAGCCTTAAAGACACGGATCCCAAGGCCAAATCCTATCAGGAATACCGTGATTTTGCCGGTGTGGATGAAGGCATGAGCGGCATCTCCACCCGCTTTGCCTTCAAAATTCTGTCCAAAGTTTTTAACTTTGACCACACCGAAATCGCTGCGAACCCGGTGCATCTGCTGTACGTGCTGGAGCGACAGATTGAGCAGGAACAGTTTCCTCAGGAACTGCATGAGAAATACCTGGCTTTCATCAAAGAGCATCTGACTCACCGTTACGTTGAGTTCATCGGCAAGGAAATTCAGACTGCCTACCTGGAATCCTACTCCGAGTATGGTCAGAACATCTTCGATCGTTACATCACCTATGCCGATTTCTGGATTCAGGATCAGGATTACCGCGATCCGGATACTGGCGAAATCTTTGACAGGCCGTCATTAAACTCCGAATTGGAAAAAATTGAAAAACCGGCTGGTATTTCCAATCCCAAGGACTTCCGAAATGAAGTGGTGAATTTCGTCTTGCGTGCACGGGCGAATAACCATGGCAAGAATCCAATATGGAACAGTTATGAAAAATTAAAAACGGTCATTGAGAAAAAGATGTTTACCAATACCGAAGACTTGTTACCTGTGATTTCTTTTAATGCCAAAGCATCGGAAGACGACAAGAAGAAACACGAAGAATTTATTGCCCGCATGGTTGACAAAGGGTATACCCGCAAGCAGGTTAGATTACTTTGCGAATGGTATTTACGTGTACGCAAATCGCAATAA
- the lapA gene encoding aminopeptidase LapA yields the protein MRLKQWMIGLSASVALAGPVVAKPVVINEQLQVPQCLASHLSSDYPVLAENRNFKIISVPSDDLDTITRLADKVGCGHYINVSHKLARAKAGLLPEKAQALLNAPPKKAVQAENYEIKHQAEVDAVLAQVNADNIWDTLTHLTNYYNRSATKDTGVETANWIKASFEKMATEYGRQDTDTYLVKTGWYKQPSVVTVIGKDIKAPGIVIGAHMDTLDGRMPGAGDDGSGSSSVMEIARVLLASDQKLKRPVYIIWYAAEERGLVGSQHVVEEFMNKSIPVKAAIQFDMTGFRNDPKDQTIWVFKDYTDKKLSDFVASLITQYVKVPVNYSRCGYGCSDHASWTDEGIPAAFPCETSFDDHNPYIHTSSDTMSLLSLEHMTNFTRLGLAFAIELASE from the coding sequence ATGCGTCTGAAACAATGGATGATCGGTCTTTCCGCAAGCGTCGCCCTCGCAGGCCCTGTTGTTGCAAAGCCCGTTGTGATTAACGAACAGTTGCAAGTGCCTCAATGCTTGGCCAGTCACTTGTCAAGTGACTACCCGGTACTGGCTGAAAACCGCAATTTTAAAATTATTTCTGTCCCTTCAGACGATTTGGACACCATCACGCGTCTCGCCGATAAAGTGGGTTGCGGGCATTACATCAATGTGAGCCACAAACTGGCCCGCGCCAAGGCCGGGCTGCTGCCTGAAAAAGCGCAAGCCTTGTTAAACGCACCCCCTAAAAAAGCGGTGCAGGCTGAAAACTACGAGATTAAACACCAGGCTGAAGTGGATGCGGTACTGGCGCAGGTCAATGCGGATAACATCTGGGACACGCTGACGCATTTAACCAACTATTACAACCGTTCCGCCACCAAGGATACCGGTGTTGAAACGGCCAATTGGATAAAAGCCAGTTTTGAAAAAATGGCAACCGAGTACGGACGTCAAGACACGGACACGTACCTGGTTAAAACCGGCTGGTACAAACAACCCTCAGTGGTCACGGTGATCGGTAAAGACATTAAAGCCCCAGGCATCGTCATTGGCGCTCACATGGATACCCTGGATGGCCGTATGCCCGGTGCCGGCGATGATGGCAGCGGTTCGTCCAGTGTAATGGAAATTGCCCGTGTCCTGTTGGCCAGCGACCAGAAATTAAAACGCCCGGTTTATATCATCTGGTACGCAGCCGAGGAACGTGGTCTTGTTGGTTCTCAGCATGTCGTTGAGGAATTCATGAATAAATCCATTCCGGTCAAGGCAGCGATTCAATTTGATATGACGGGTTTCCGCAATGATCCCAAAGATCAAACCATATGGGTCTTTAAAGATTACACCGATAAAAAACTCAGTGATTTTGTCGCTTCGTTAATCACACAATACGTCAAAGTCCCCGTCAATTATTCGCGTTGTGGCTATGGCTGCAGTGACCATGCCTCATGGACTGACGAGGGTATTCCTGCGGCGTTCCCGTGTGAAACCAGCTTCGATGATCACAACCCCTACATTCATACCTCATCCGATACCATGTCGCTCTTAAGTCTTGAGCACATGACCAATTTCACCCGTTTAGGCCTTGCCTTTGCAATTGAATTGGCCAGTGAATAA
- a CDS encoding SpoVR family protein → MRKKPISTGAEWTFELIQTYDKEIGRLATDYKLDTYPNQIEIITAEQMMDAYASVGMPIGYHHWSFGKHFVGVEKSYKRGQMGLAYELVINSNPCISYLMEENTMAMQALVIAHACYGHNSFFKNNYLFKMWTSADAIIDYLVFARNYISQCEERHGIDEVEAVLDACHALMNYGVDRYKHPATLSIQEEKIRQQNREMYLQSQVNELWRTIPQSKHVDANGHKKRFPEEPQENILYFIEKNAPLLESWQREIVRIVRKIAQYFYPQGQTKVMNEGWACFWHYTLLHGLYDEGLVTDEFMLEILQSHTNVIMQPPFNSPYYSGINPYTLGYHMMQDIKRICESPTEEDKRWFPFLVNTDWLSSLDTAMRNFKDESFIAQYLSPRLIRELKLFHIVDDDRQPELIIGAIHDESGYQTIRESLSSQYNLGNLEPDIQVYSVDVAGDRSLTLRYTQQNRIPLGESTDEVLKHLHTLWKFPVILQAVDTEGEILQEYHCPPLPTTKSGKEIH, encoded by the coding sequence ATGAGGAAAAAGCCGATATCAACAGGTGCGGAATGGACCTTTGAATTAATTCAAACTTACGACAAAGAAATCGGACGTTTAGCCACTGACTATAAGCTGGACACTTACCCCAATCAGATTGAAATCATTACCGCGGAGCAGATGATGGATGCCTACGCCTCCGTAGGCATGCCGATTGGCTACCATCACTGGTCTTTTGGTAAGCATTTCGTGGGGGTGGAAAAAAGTTATAAACGCGGCCAGATGGGTTTAGCTTATGAACTGGTCATTAATTCCAACCCCTGCATTTCTTATTTGATGGAAGAAAACACCATGGCCATGCAGGCGTTGGTGATTGCTCATGCCTGTTATGGTCATAATTCGTTTTTCAAAAACAATTACCTGTTTAAGATGTGGACCTCGGCGGATGCCATCATTGACTACCTGGTTTTTGCCAGAAATTACATCAGTCAATGCGAGGAACGGCATGGTATTGATGAAGTGGAGGCCGTCCTTGATGCCTGCCATGCGCTGATGAATTATGGGGTTGACCGATACAAACACCCCGCCACCTTGTCCATTCAGGAAGAAAAAATCAGGCAGCAAAACCGCGAGATGTATTTGCAATCCCAGGTTAATGAATTGTGGCGAACCATTCCGCAAAGCAAACACGTGGATGCCAACGGCCATAAAAAGCGTTTCCCGGAAGAGCCGCAGGAGAATATCCTTTATTTCATTGAAAAGAATGCGCCCTTACTCGAATCCTGGCAACGGGAAATTGTAAGGATTGTGCGTAAAATTGCCCAATATTTTTATCCGCAGGGGCAAACCAAAGTGATGAATGAAGGTTGGGCATGCTTCTGGCATTACACTCTGCTGCACGGCCTCTACGATGAAGGCCTGGTCACCGATGAATTTATGCTGGAAATCCTGCAGAGTCATACCAATGTGATCATGCAGCCGCCTTTTAACAGCCCGTATTACAGCGGCATCAACCCGTACACGCTGGGTTACCACATGATGCAGGACATCAAGCGCATTTGCGAATCTCCCACCGAAGAAGACAAACGCTGGTTCCCTTTCCTCGTCAATACCGATTGGCTCAGCAGTCTCGATACCGCCATGCGCAATTTCAAAGACGAAAGTTTCATTGCCCAGTACCTGTCGCCGCGCTTAATCCGCGAATTAAAATTATTCCACATTGTGGATGACGACCGGCAGCCGGAGCTCATTATTGGGGCAATTCACGATGAGTCGGGTTATCAGACCATTCGTGAGTCGCTGTCATCGCAATACAACCTGGGTAACCTGGAACCCGATATTCAGGTGTATTCCGTCGATGTCGCAGGCGATCGATCGCTCACTCTGCGATACACCCAGCAAAACCGCATTCCTTTAGGTGAAAGTACAGACGAAGTATTAAAACACCTGCATACCTTATGGAAATTCCCAGTCATTCTGCAAGCGGTTGACACGGAGGGTGAGATTCTTCAGGAGTATCATTGCCCGCCGTTGCCGACGACCAAAAGCGGTAAAGAAATCCACTAA